The segment tctccaggggatcttcccaaaacagggattgaacccgggtctcccgcattgcaggcagacgctttaccgtctgagccaccagggaagcagaagatattaagaagaggtggcaagaagacatagaagaactgtacaaaaaagatcttcatgacctagataatcatgatggtgtgatcactcagacatcctggaatgtgaagtcaagtgggccttaggaggcatcactacaaacaaagctagtagaggtgatggaattccagttgagctatttcaaatcctgaaagatgatactgtgaaagtgcttcactcaatatgccagcaaatttggaaaactcagcagtggccacaggactggaaaaggtcagttttcattccaatcccaaagaaaggcaatgccaaagaatgctcaaactatcacacagttgcactcatctcacatgctagtaaagtaatgctcaaaattctccaagccaggcttcagcaatatgtgaaccgtgaacttccagatgttcaagctggttttagaaaaggcagaggaaccagagatcaaattgccaacatccgctggatcatggaaaaagcaagagagttccagaaaaacatctatttctgctttcttgactatgccaaagcctttgactgtgtggatcacaataaactgtggaaaattctgaaagagatgggaataccagaccacctgacctgcctcctgagaaatctgtatgcaaggcaggaagcaacagttagaactggacatggaacaacagactggttccaaataggaaaaggagtatgtcaaggctatatattgtcaccctacttatctaacttatatgcagagtacatcatgagaaaccctaggctagaggaagcacaagctggaatcaagattgctgggagaaatatcaatctcagatatgcagatgacaccacccttatggcagaaagtgaagaagaactaaagagcctcttgataaaagtaaaagaggagagtaaaaaagctggattaaagctcaacattcagaaaactgagatcatggcgtttggtcccatcacttcatggaaaatagatggagaaacagtggaaacagtgactgactatttttctgggctccaaaatcactgcagatggtgattgcagccatgaaattaaaagacgcttactccttggaagggaagttatgaccaacctagatagcatattcaaaagcagagatattactttgccaacaaaggttcgtgtagtcaaggctttggtttttcctgtggtcatgtatggatgtgagagttggactgtgaagaaggctgagcgcagaagaattgatgcttttgtactgtggtgttggagaagcctcttgagagtcccttagactgtgaggagatccaaccagtctatcctaaaggagattagtcctggatgttcactggaaggactgatgttgaagttgaaactccaatactttggctacctgatgtgaagagctgactcattggaaaagacactgggaaagattgagggcaggaggagaaggggacgacagaggatgagatggttggatggcatcaccgactcaatggacatgggttttggtggactccgggagttggtgatggacagggaggcctggcgtgctgtggttcatgggattgcaaagagtcggacatgactgagtgactgaactgaactgaactcaatagaATCATAATACTGTTTATATAGCAAGTTTAGTAGTTACTTTGAATGAATTTATTGTGTGCTTAAGTTACAATTTTGAATCTTTTTTGGTTTTAGATCTGCTGAATTGGGTCCTACATTATTGACAAGACCTGGACAGCCAACACTTACCAGAGTGCCACCACCCATTCTTCCAAGGCCATCACAGCAGACAGGAAGCGGCAATTTGAACACTTTCAGACCTGCTTACAGTTCATTTTCTTCTGGATATGGTGCCTATGGAAATTCATTTTATGGAAGCTATAGCCCTTATAGTTATGGATATAACGGGCTGGGCTATAACCGCCTTCGTATAGATGATCTTCCACCTAGTAGATTCGTTCAGCAAGCTGAAGAAAGCAGCAGAGGTGCATTTCAGTCCATTGAAAGTATTGTGCATGCATTTGCCTCTGTCAGCATGATGATGGATGCTACTTTTTCAGCTGTCTATAACAGTTTCAGAGCTGTATTGGATGTAGCAAACCACTTTTCCCGATTAAAAATACACTTCACAAAGGTTTTTTCAGCTTTTGCATTAGTTAGGACTATAAGGTATCTTTATAGACGGTTACAGTGGATGATAGGTTTAAGAAGAGGCTTGGAGAATGAGGACCtatgggcagaaagtgaaggaactGTGGCTTGCCTTGGTGCTGAGGACAGAGCAGCTAACTCAGCAAAATCTTGGCCAATATTCTTATTCTTTGCTGTTATCCTTGGTGGTCCTTACCTCATCTGGAAACTGCTATCTACTCACAGTGATGAAGTAACAGGTAAGAATAATAGAATGGGTTTAACAACCATGTaacaaggatttccctggtggtccagcagttaagacttcaccttccaacgtagagggtgtgggttcaatccctggtcagagagctatgatcccacatacctcacagccagaaaaccaaaacatccAAACAGAAGTAATgctaaattcaataaagacttttaagaaatggtatacatgaaaacaaaaaatactatatataagtCTTAAATTTCAATAATAGATTAGTTagcttttttatattcatttgtatttaatcttttgattgagttattttttttttcagttaagaaCTTCAAAACTGGAAGAGGAACATACAGCAAAAACAGACTTGTTGATTTATTCTTTGTTAGTTCAGTTTAACAGCACACATTACTTAACTACTGTTCACAGAGTACTAAACTTGATGCTGTAGAAGATACAGAGATAACATAGGGAATTAAATCCCTTATCCTTTTTAAAACGTACTGAGAGAGAAGTGAGACACATATATAGGTAATTGTAGTGAGGCATAAAGAGTGTAAGGAGTATGACAGTCGGTGAGAAACATAAGGTTTATGGAACCTTTTTTATATGCaagacactgtgctaagtattTTGAGTACtttactcatttaattcttaaaacaatcCTAAGAggaattattctcattttataagtgATAGAACTGAAGTTCAAAGAAGttacttgctcagggtcacatcTTTAATAAGCCAgaaccaaaaccaaaatgaggCATCTTTGACTGTTAAGCCCCTACTCTGTCAACTGATACAGAATATTATCTCAATTTAGAATTGAAGCTGACATTTTTTGACTATTTGTATCTAGAAAGAAGTAGCATCTAAGTTAGATTTTGGAAAGACAGATACTGTTCCATCAGTTAtgtaggaaaaaaacaagactgTGAAGCAGATGGAAAAGCTTGAACAAAAGTATATAGGCAGGAACTATAAGAATTGTTCATCAACTGTCCTATAATATTAGATAGAAGGATACTGGGAAGTAAAGCTGAGAAATTATATTGGAACCTAGAAATGGACGATCTTAATTTCCACGGAGAGGAGTCAAAAGATGAAGCCTCCTGTAAGAGAGTAGGAGAGGATACGATCCAAGACAGGTGAAAAGGAGAGGTGATTTTTTAATCTGAGGCCAGAGAGGGAGCATGTGTCCattagtaaagttttattagaacacagccacATTCATTCATGTGCATTTTATTATGGCTGCTTATGTACTGAAAGACCAGAGTTGAGTAGTTTATAACAGAGACTCTATGTTTGTTGGCACTCTTGTTGCCTTGCACTTGTTCTACACACTGCATATCTCAGTATTATAACTTGACGATGTATTGAGTGTGACATGTATTGTTAAACTGCAgtacatattttttattatgaGTGCAGAGATACCTCATGAGAAAAGAACAGTGAAGTGTACTTTGAATGTCACACTTTGAAGGTACAGTATTGTCTGGATTATTCTAGTATTAGGTGGCAAAGCATTGCATTTGTTACGCAGTGACAACATAGCTATGTTAAAGTGATACAATATACATCACCATTCCCAGACTGAGCACTCATCACAGTATTCCCAACTGACAGGAAGTCAACAgtcagaaaaatcagaaaattcaaAATGGGATATCTCATCAGAGCAGAATTCCCTCACCTGTAAACAGGGTGGGGGAGAaggaacaaacaaagaaaaaataagcctTCAGTCAAAGTAAGTTTCTGAGAGGCTTCTTTGTCAGATTAGCAAGGAAATCTGTTTACCACTGGTTATTGCAACAACCAAGGAAATATGTTCAGAGAAAGTAAACTTGTTTGAGACTATTAACATTTCAGGGAGAACAGTTTCTGGAAGAGTATTTGAAACAACAGCAATAGTCATTTTAAAACTAGGCAAATGGATTTACTTGGCTTGAATGGATTTACCTGGCTCATGAGGACCCAATAGATACTGATACTGTTTGGTAGTTTATTGGAAGAGTCCTGTTGAATTTGAAATGATTGAAGGTGTTGCCTCTGTGAACAGACTGCAGGGAACAACTACAGATGAGTATTTTCAAAGCAGTTGGAAAACATACTAATCCAACCCAACTTGAAGTTACATCTACAGAGATGTATTGTAACTAATGGTAAAAATTTGTGTGTAACAGAAGACTGGGCAGGACAAAATttacagaattttgaaaatacagtttttaaagctGATAGTTATTTATAGTATTCTTCATCAGCAGGTACACtgcataaaatatttgaatttatcATATCTTATTGAACTAGTAATGTCAAAGATGAACTTCAGTCACTCTTGTGGACATAACTGTTATCAGTTCTGTGAATTTTTATTAGGAGAAGACACTGAAGATACTGACTTGCCCTACCATACAGCAGTGAGATGACTGAGCAGTCAGTGGTtaaattttattactgttttggGAGGATCAAGGCCAAGAttgaaatttttctgaaaaacaagaATCACCATGAGCCACTATTAGAAAACACTAAGTGGCTTTGGAAATCAGTCTTTGCTGCAGACTTGGTAATCTTCTTAATGAGTTCAACCTAAAACTGTAAGGCAAAATAGCATTGGAGTAAAGTCACTTTGACAACAACTAATATCATTTGAATCACAAGTAATGTCACATTGCTTTTATACATCATAGATTGTCAAAAGTTAATGAAACAAGATTTCCATTCCTACATAAATTTGCAGCAGTTATACTTTTCTGTGTCATTCTGCAATTCAGAGGTGTTTTTG is part of the Bos indicus isolate NIAB-ARS_2022 breed Sahiwal x Tharparkar chromosome 11, NIAB-ARS_B.indTharparkar_mat_pri_1.0, whole genome shotgun sequence genome and harbors:
- the PEX13 gene encoding peroxisome biogenesis factor 13, giving the protein MASQPPPPPKPWETRRIPGTGPGPGPGPTFQSAELGPTLLTRPGQPTLTRVPPPILPRPSQQTGSGNLNTFRPAYSSFSSGYGAYGNSFYGSYSPYSYGYNGLGYNRLRIDDLPPSRFVQQAEESSRGAFQSIESIVHAFASVSMMMDATFSAVYNSFRAVLDVANHFSRLKIHFTKVFSAFALVRTIRYLYRRLQWMIGLRRGLENEDLWAESEGTVACLGAEDRAANSAKSWPIFLFFAVILGGPYLIWKLLSTHSDEVTDNTNWASGEDDHVVARAEYDFVAVSEEEISFRAGDMLNLALKEQQPRVRGWLLASLDGQTTGLIPANYVKILGKRRGRKTVESSRISKQQQSFTNTTLIKGATAADSLDDQEAAFESVFVETNKVPVASDSTGKNGDKQDL